The genomic interval GATCTACATGAGATTCAGCTGCCAAGTGAATCACTGCATCAAAGGCATGTATCTGAAATAACTTATGAATGAATTCAGCATCTACAATGTCGCCTTTAATGAAAGTATAATTAGGCATTTCCTCTACATCTGACAAGTTAGCCAGATTGCCAGCATAGGTAAGTTTATCCAGGTTATAAATAGAATAATCGGAGTATCGGTTTACAAACACACGTACGACATGAGAGCCAATAAATCCTGCCCCTCCGGTGATTAGTATTTTTTTCATATGCTATAATAATTAAGAAGGAACCTGAGCCGTTTCAGCTTTACTTTGTAATTTTTGTTGCCAGTTCCATGCATCTTTTAAGGCATCTCTTAAGGTAAGTCCCGACTGCCATCGCAATACGTCACGGGCTTTATCTACTTCAGCATAAATTTTTTCAATATCTCCGGCTCTGCGAGGACCTATCTTATAATTCAGTTTTCTTCCAGTTACAATTTCAAATGTCTTAATTACTTCCAGAACCGTATTACCAGCTCCGGTACCTACATTAAATACATCATAATATTGAGAATCGTGCGTACGGTCTAATAATTCGAGTGCTTTAACATGCGCTTTGGCCAGATCAACTACATGAATATAATCTCTTACACAGGTTCCATCGGCAGTATCATAATCATTTCCAAACACCGTAATCATGGGTCGTAAACCAGCAGCCGTCTGGGTGATAAAAGGAACCAGATTACCAGGGGTACCAATGGGCAATTCACCTATATGACCAGAAGGATGGGCACCGATCGGATTAAAATACCGGAGAGAGATGGCTTTTAATGGTTTCCCTGCTTTCACCATTTGCTCGATCATCTGCTCGCATAATTGCTTAGTACTTCCATAAGGAGACTGTGCTGGCAAAATTGGTGATTGCTCGTTCACAGGCAATACTTCTGGCTGTCCATACACTGTACAAGAAGAGGAAAAAACCAGATGAGGAACGTTGTATTTACCCATCATTTCCATCATCACCAGCAATGAATTCAGGTTGTTTCTGTAATACTTAACCGGTTGTTGTACAGATTCACCTACTGCTTTAAAGGCAGCAAAATGAATAATACCAGTAATATTTTTTTCGTGGGCAAATATAGTATCCATTACTTGCTGGTTATTACAATCAGCATCATAACAAGAAACGGCAGTACCTATGATATTTTCAATTCCTTGTAAAACTGATATTTCGGAATTTGAAAAATCATCAATAATGATAGGTTCAAAGCCTGCCCTATACAATTCTATTACGGTATGAGATCCTATAAACCCGGCTCCTCCTGTAACTGCTATTTTGCTCATATTATACTGGTATTTTAATGTATGTGTCCATCTTATACGTGCGCTTTTTGAGAAAGGCAAAGCAAATATAGATAACTATACACAGAAGTGTACTTTTAGTTAATTATAAAAGATAAAACAATAAATTAATTGATACTATTTCAAGATCCACAATCTATCAAACATATGAGATATAATAGTGAAGAAGATATTCTATGAAACAACTGAAAAATGGTAATTACAGACGGCGAACTTAAGGTTTTTCTAGTAAGAAAAAGTAATTATAAAGACCAGTATTCCAAACGTTTAATTTTATTTCTGTAAATACCTTTAATATCAACTATTACTGCCTTTGATGCGGATAAAGATTCAAAAAATGATTCTTCAAGCTTTATATATTCAGTATGGCTTACAGCTAAAATAATCGCATCATAATTACTTCCTGCTTGTGGCACAAGTTCAAATCCATATTCATGCTTAAGTTCATCTGAATCCGCATGGGGATCAATAATGTCAACATGTACTCCAAAACTTCTCAATTCATTCACCACATCGGCTACTTTAGAATTGCGTATATCTTCTACATTCTCCTTAAAAGTAGCACCCATAATTAACACTTTTGCTTTTACAATATCTTTGCCTTGTTTAGCCATCAATTGTACAGTCCGCTTGGCTACATAAGCACCCATAGCATCATTAATCTGCCTGCCACTCAAAATTACTTTCGGATCATGCCCTAACTCTTTGGATTTGTAAGTTAAATAATAGGGATCTACGCCGATACAATGTCCTCCTACCAAGCCAGGTGAAAAACGCAGGAAATTCCATTTTGTCCCAGCTGCTTCCAAAACTTCATATGTATTGATTTTAAGCCTATCAAAGATCATGGATAACTCATTCATCAGCGCAATATTTAGATCACGTTGTGTATTTTCGATGATTTTGGCTGCCTCAGCAACTTTAATAGATGAAGCCTTGTGTACGCCGGCCTCTACCACAAGCTTGTATATTTCAGAAATTACATGCAGAGAATCTTCTCCACAGCCGGAAACAACTTTAGTAATTTTAGAAAGTGTATGTTCTTTGTCGCCAGGATTTATACGTTCAGGAGAATAGCCTACTTTAAAATCTTTTTTAAAAATAAGGCCTGATTCCTGTTCCAGAATAGGAATACAATCCTCTTCTGTACAGCCAGGATATACGGTTGATTCATACACCACATAATCTCCTTTTTTTAGAACTTTCCCTACTGTCGCTGAAGCAGATAGTAGTGGCTTCAGATCAGGCATAGTATGGGTATCTATTGGGGTTGGCACAGCAACAATGAAGAATGAGGCTTTACGCAGATCATCCAGGCTGTGTGTAAAGGTGATATCGCAGCCTTCAAAATCTTTAGTGGTAAGTTCGCCACTAGGATCTATCCCCTGTTGCATCAGAGAAATTCTATGGGAATTAATATCAAAACCAATTACTTTGATTTTTTTTGCGAAGGCTAATGCAATGGGGAGTCCAACATATCCTAATCCAATTACTGCCAGTGTTGCGTGTTTATTAATGATTTGTTCAAGCATATATAATAAAAAACATTCAGGGCTAATTTTAAGCCCTGAATGTAGTAACTATGTTAATAAAATCTTAGTTTTCTAAAGTATTCTTAAAAAATTCATAAGTAATCTTTAATCCTTCAGCACGGGAAACTTTTGGTTCCCATCCTAAAAGTTCCTTGGCTCTGGTAATATCAGGACGGCGCTGTTTAGGATCATCTTTGGGCAAAGGTTTATACACAATTTTTTGTTTGGTACCTGTCAGCTTGATGATTTCCTCAGCAAACTCCTTAATAGTAATCTCATCAGGATTACCAACATTTACCGGATAGGCATAATCACTTAACAATAAGCGATAAATGCCTTCAATCAAATCATCAACATAACAGAAAGATCGGGTTTGAGAACCATCTCCAAATACTGTTAAATCCTCGCCTTTGATAGCTTGTCCTATAAATGCTGGAAGCGCCCGTCCATCATCTAATCGCATGCGCGGACCATATGTATTGAAGATACGGACAATCCTGGTTTCCAGGCCATGAAAAGTATGATAAGCCATTGTCATCGCTTCCTGAAAACGCTTTGCTTCATCATAAACTCCTCTAGGGCCGATAGGATTTACATTTCCCCAGTAATCCTCATTCTGTGGATGTACATGCGGATCACCATACACTTCAGAAGTAGACGCAATCAGCATCCGGGCACCTTTAGCTTTTGCCAAACCAAGCAGATGATGTGTTCCCAAAGAGCCTACCTTTAATGTCTGAATAGGTATTTTTAAATAATCTATCGGACTGGCTGGAGAGGCGAAATGCAGAATATAGTCCAAACTGCCAGGTACGTGTATATATTTAGAAACATCCTGATGGTAGAACTCAAATTGCGGCAACTTGAATAAGTGTTCTATATTCTTCATAGAACCTGTAATCAAGTTATCCATGGCAATTACATGGTATCCTTCTTTAATAAATCTGTCACAAAGATGAGATCCTAAAAATCCGGCTCCTCCGGTAATGAGTACACGCTTCATATAAGGTTGAACAAATGTATAGTGTATGGATGAAAATTATGCTTTTACCTCTGATTCCTGGTTAACGGTTTCTCTACCTATGCTATAATAGGTATAGCCTAATTCTTTCATTTCAGCAATGTCAAACAAATTTCGTCCATCAAAAATAACTTTGTTCTTCAGTAATTTACTTACTACTCCAAAATCAGGCGTACGGAACAAAGGCCATTCTGTAACAATAAGTAAGGCATCTGCATTTTCAAGAGCAGAGTAAGGGCCATCAGTTAAAGTAATTTTGTTGCCAAAGATGTTTTTTACATTCTCTGCAGCTTCAGGATCGTAAGCTTTCACTTTAGCACCAGCCTCCAATAATTCCTTGATATTTATTAAAGAAGGAGCTTCGCGGATATCGTCGGTATAGGGTTTAAATGCTAATCCCCAAACAGCAATGGTTTTTCCTTTTAATGCGCCATCAAAATAATCTTTAATTTTTGGAATCAATTTGGTTTTTTGAATCTCATTCACTTCCATCACTGATTGAAGAATTTTAAAGTCGTAATTATATTCTTCTGATGTTTTCGCAAGTGCCTGAACATCTTTTGGAAAACAGCTGCCACCATATCCAATACCAGCAAACAAAAAGCGTTTCCCAATGCGGGAATCTGAACCTATGCCCATACGAACATGGTCTACATTTGCACCAACTTTTTCGCAAAGATTAGCAATCTCGTTCATGAAAGTAATTTTTGTAGCCAGGAAAGCATTGGCTGCATATTTTGTCATTTCAGCGGAACGTTCATCCATAAAGATGATTGGATTTCCCTGACGTACAAGTGGGTTATACAGATGAGTAAGCACTTTCTGGGCCTTTTCAGATTCAGTTCCAATTACCACCCGGTCAGGCTTCATAAAATCTTCAACAGCAACCCCTTCCCGGAGAAATTCAGGATTAGAAACCACATCAAATTCTACCTTTGCATTTTTAGCAATTCTGTCTCGTACCTTTTCAGCTGTTCCTACAGGGACAGTACTTTTATCAATAATTACCGTGTAATCCTGCAATAATGGGCCTAAATCGTCAGAGACTTTTAGGATATATTTCAAATCTGCTGATCCATCTTCGCCAGGAGGTGTAGGTAAAGCCAGAAAAATGATTTGAGCCTCTTTAATACCCTCAGCTAAATCAGTTGTAAATCTTAAACGTTTTGCTTTGATATTACGCTCGAAAAGAATGTCAAGGCCTGGTTCGTAAATTGGAATAATCCCATTTTTTAGTTTTTCAACTTTTTTAACATCAATATCAACACAGGTTACCTCATTACCTGTTTCGGCGAAGCATGTACCTGTTACCAGACCAACGTACCCGGTTCCTACAACGGCTATTTTCATAGTGCGTAAATTTGTATAGTTTAATGATTAGTTTAAAAACAACTTACAGTTTTGCAAAATAATAACTTTTATTCTAAAATTTCTTAAGGTGTAACCGCATATCCATAAATTCATCCCTTATTACAATTTTTACTTGGTATTTTACTTTTAGATACAAAATATTACATTAATAATTAATCCCTTTTTTTGACATCTAAGTTAAATCCTTAAAATTGTTGTCATTATAGATGAAATATAGCTAAAATATTATTATGTGAGTTTTAGAATTATAAGCGTATTTTATAATTATTTTAAGCCTGAAAATTAAGAATTGTTATGCAGCCATCTTTAAAAAGTTTCTTAAGAATAATTATTAGTTCTTAATCTTCAACATTTAATATTACTTTAATCAGCTTGTCTCTTATAAGATTACTTTACATAAGTATAGTATATTAGCATAATGTAATTCGACCTTGTATCTCGTCACTAGAATTTTTTCCAACTTAGAATATAATATTAGTAAAATCTAATTTATTCTTGTAACGCTAAAGCATGTAGAGAGATGATTTTACTTTTGCAGGTAGATTTTAAATGAGCAAGTTTAGGATTTTAGAAAAGTTAGCTATTAATTTATTAATAAAATATATAAACTCTATTGTATTGACAATCAATAATTTGAAATTTTTAATTGTTCATTTACTTCTATTTCAAGAAATTCAATATGATTAGGTTACAAATTGAATCATTCTTTAAGACGGATGATATACTGAGTGCTTAAACCACATTGGATGGTATTTAGCTTTTTTTGAAAGCAGCTAAAGCCTGGATATTTCCCTGCTTTGAGTCACTCATACCTGAGCTATTATCAGTACCTGTAGATCTGAGCTTTGTTCGAGTGTAAGCAATAGAGGGGCAGAAAGAAGATAGATAAGTTCTGCTAGTGCCAGTTATCTACTTCTGCCAATAAGGCTTCATTGTATGTATAGCGCATTATCTGGCACCAGCACGGTTGGTTTGGTCAATGGGCTATACAAGTGATTAATCGAATCAATGATGAAGGCACAATTCAGATTGGCTTTGGTCTGGTAAGTAATGACTGTATTATCCCCTTGAGAAAAGCCAAGCAGGTTGATCTTTTTGTCTTTATAGAGCTGATCGGCAATTGTTTCTGTTTTTAGTTGGCAGCCCTAAGTAGGCTGGGGTTCATAGATAAAGCAAATTCATCAGCAAAGAATAACTCAACTATATTGTACACATAATGTCCAAAGCATAACTAACTGTAGCTCTTTTGTCTGCCTTTCGGGCCTCTCTTGTTTACTTTTGAGGCTTCTACGCAGGTAGCTTTACGCTTCTGCCGCTTACTTGAGCGCATCAGACCCACCATTTCTGGTGGCTTCTATAATCTATTTCTTTCTATACTAACGCTCTTACTCCCATATTCCTGTTGGTACAATCTCCAGCAAGTGCCCATCCGGATCACGGAAATAGAAGGAGTGAAGATCATCTTTCCATGCTTGTTCATGTTCAATAGTGATACCAGCTTGTTGTATCTTCTCTTTCCATAACTGGTACTCCTGCGGACTAACTTCAAAAGCCAGGTGTAAGTGTCCGGAACCGTAATGGGGAGGCAGGTTTGTATCTTGCCTTGTTTTTTCGGCAATAAAGCAGAGCAGTACAGAACTGCCAGCCCTAAAAAATATATGCCGCCCTTCTACTTTACCAATAATAGGAAACCCCAGTTTGCCATGATAAAAATCTTCACTTTTCTGAAGATCTGATACATATAAGCAGGTTTCTTTAATCTTCAATACGTTCATAAGAGAATTAATTGTTTAGTTTGGCATTTAAAAAATTGTTATAAGGGCTAACCTCAGCTTTGTATCCTACGTTGTGAAGGTATATTCAACCTAACAATATAAACTATGGAAAACCAGCCCACCGCTAGCAATAAACCAGAATCAGTACCAGCACAAGCACAGGAACGTCAGCCTGGTTTGGAAACAAAGATGAATCCTAAGCCAGAATATATACGGCAAGGCTATAAAGGCAGCAATAAATTGAAGAATAAAGTAGCCCTTATCACCGGAGGCGATAGTGGTATTGGACGGTCGGCAGCTGTACATTTTGCCCGCGAAGGTGCAGATGTTGCCATTGTATACAAGGATGAAAATGAAGATGCCCAGGCCACGAAAGAAATGATAGAGCAGGAGGGAAGAAGGTGTATTCTCATAGCCGGAGATATTGGCCGCGAAGAATTCTGCCAGGAAATTGTACGACAAACAGTAGCGCAGTTGGGTAAACTAAATATTGTGGTAAATAATGCGGCTGAACAACATCCCAAAGAGAATATAGAAGACATCACGACAGAGGATCTGGAAAATACCTACCGGACCAATATTCTGTCTATGTTCCATATTGTAAAAGCGGCAATTTCGCATTTGCAAGCTGGTGACTCAATTATTAACACGACTTCCGTAACGGCTTACCGGGGAAGCGAACATCTGATTGATTATTCGTCTACTAAAGGTGCTATTAATTCTTTTACGCGTTCTTTGTCCAAGAATCTGGCGCAAAAAGGCATCCGGGTGAATGCAGTAGCACCAGGCCCTATCTGGACACCCTTGATCCCAGCAACATTTGATGAGGAGAAAGTAGCTAAGTTTGGTAAAGATACGCCTTTAGGAAGGCCAGGGCAGCCTTCTGAAGTGGGTCCAAGTTATGTATTCCTGGCTTCTGAAGATACCTCTTATATGACCGGCCAGATTCTGCACCCGAATGGGGGTGAGATTGTGAATGCGTAGGGCAATTTCGGTTATCAATTACAGCATAAACCCGCAAGATGTAGTTTTTGCGGGTTTTATATTTAATTACTGTCCTACCCCGGAAACTGATCAGTTTAAGTATATTTTATGCTTGATCACACTAACTTTTCCTTCTTCTTTCAACTTGCTTACAGTCCGTATCACAGTTTCCACGCGTAAACCTGTCATATCAGCAAGTTGCTGACGGGTATAAGGAACAAGAAATTTTTCATGCTTTGGCGCCTCAGAATGGGCTTTGAAGTATTTGATAAGGGTGATCAGCCGGTGATCAGGGGCATAAGAGGAAATTTCTTTCAGTACCATCGACTTGTATTTCAGTCTTTTTGCGAACACCTCACTGAATTTCAGGTGTATGTCAAAATTATCTTTCAGTAATTGTAGGAATGACTCTTTCCGTAGCTTAATTAACACCGTATCTTTAATAGCAATGGCATCGCTGGGATATCTGAAGTCTGCAAACAAAGGCGGCTCTCCGAAACTTTCATTGTCTTCAAAAATGCCTTGTATAAATTCCTGCCCGTCATAGCTATAATTTACCATCTTGATACTTCCAGTTACAATCTGAAAGTAATGCAGGGGTGCATCTCCTTCCCGGAACAGCACCTCTTCCTTATCGAGTTCTACTTCCTGGCTTCCATATCGCTTTAATATTTCTACTGGTATCATTTTAAGGATAGTTAAGACAACCTCTTTAGAAGTTGCTGGCAAATATGCGTAAGTACTGCGCTACTAAATATGATTGTTTCTACTTAAATACATGATACTTATCATCTTAAAAAAGAAGTAATAACTCTTTTCTGTATGATTCAGATCATAAATTTTCCTTAGGTACTAGTTTACTTTTGTATCAGATGCTGGAGAAAGAATAGACTCATTTTAGCAATCAGACTTCCACTGTGATTGAAATACCTAATTACACATACCATGAAAACTTTATATAAAATAAGAGCAAACTGGGCCTATATGCTGCTGGCAGGTTCGCTTGCTGTATCTACTGGCTGCAGAAATACAGAAGGCACCACAGGCTCTGCCATTGGCTCCGACAATGAGGCTGCCCGGAAGGTGTTTGTCGCTCCAGGTAAGCATGATGAATATTACGCCTATTTATCAGGTGGTTTTAACGGGCAGGTAGACGTTTACGGATTACCTTCCGGCCGTTTGCTAAAAGTAATTCCGGTATTTTCGCAAAACCCGGAAAATGGCTATGGATATTCCGAAGAATCCAAGCCTATGCTGAATACTTCTTTTGGATTTATTCCCTGGGATGATTTGCACCACCCCAAACTCTCGCGCACCAATGGAAAACCCGATGGCCGGTTCTTGTTTGTGAATGGCAATAATACACCACGTATAGCAAGAGTAGATCTGAAAACTTTTGAAACCGCCGAAATCATTGAAATTCCTAACAGTGCCGGTCAACACTGCTCGCCTTACCCCACAGATAATACCGAATACGTAGTAGCGGGTACCCGTTTTGCCGTGCCGATTTCTAATGATGGTGGAGGCATTGAAGATGTGCCGCTGGATACGTACAAAGATAAATTCCGGGCTTCATTATCCTTTATTAAAGTAGACCCGGCATCTGGCGAAATGAATATCGACTTCCAGATTCTGGTGCCAGGTTTTGACTTTGACTTAGCCAATGGCGGCAAAGGCCCTTCTGCCGACTGGATGTTTTTTACTTCTTATAATACAGAAAAAGCCGGAACACTGAAAGAGATAGGTGCTTCTCAAAATGATAAAGACTATTTAGCTGCGATCAACTGGAAAAAAGCGGCTGAATATGCACAACAAGGCAAAGCCAGAGAAATTCCGGCTAACTATTACCATAATAAACTTGACCACAACACACATAGCGTAACTTCCACCCAGAAGAAAACGGTGCGTGTGTTGTTGCCGGAAGATTGTCCAGGGATGATGTATCTGATTCCAGTGCCTAAATCACCCCATGGCGTAGACGTAGATCCCACCGGTGAGAACATTGTAGTAAGTGGTAAACTGGCAGCAGTGATTCCGGTACACTCGTATGCTAAAATGATCAAAGCCATTGCAGACAAAGCCTATGAAACAACTATCAACGGTATTCCGGTGCTAAAATATGAAAGTGTACTGGCAGGAGAAGTGCAAAAACCAGGGTTAGGCCCCCTGCATACCGAGTTTGATGCCAAAGGAAATGCCTATACTTCCATGTTCGTGTCGTCAGAGGTAGTGAAATGGAGCGTAAAAACCCGTGAAGTATTAGACCGCATTCCGGTGTATTATTCTATCGGCCACTTAATGATTCCAGGAGGTGATACACAAAATCCGGATGGAAAATATTTGCTGGCGATGAACAAAATCACCAAAGACCGCTACCTGCCTACTGGTCCTGAGTTAGCACAAAGTGCCCAGCTCATTGATATTTCCGGCGAGAAAATGAAGCTGCTGCTCGACTTCCCGACTTTCGGCGAACCACATTATGCACAAGCCATTAAAGCAGACATTGTATCCAAAAACAGCACTAAGTTCTACCGCCTGGATGAAAACGAACACCCCTATGCAACTAAGAAAGAAGCAGATGCCAGAGTAGAACGGAAAGGCAATGAGGTACACATATATATGACGGCTATCCGCAGTCACCTGGCTCCAGATAATATTGAAGGCATCAAAGTAGGCGATGAGGTATACTTCCACATCACCAACCTGGAACAAGACTGGGACGTACCGCATGGATTTGCTGTAATGGGTAACCAGAATGCCGAACTGCTAATTATGCCTGGTGAAACCAAAACCTTAAAATGGGTGCCTACTAAAAAAGGAGTAACCCCCTTCTATTGTACCGACTTCTGTTCTGCGCTGCACCAGGAAATGCAAGGCTATGCCAGAGTTTCTGAAAAAGGTGCTAATGTGCCGATCAAGTTCTGGCTGGGCGAACCTAAGAAAGGGATATAACTAACCTCTTTGTAAAGGCTGCCTGCTAAGCGGGCAGTCTTTATTCCTTTTCTCTTAAACTTTAAAGTTATGAAAAAGATATCAAGCCTGCTGGTCATATTGAGTTGCCTGTTTGTTGCAGCCACTTTTTTTGTGCCTTTGTGGTATATCAACCTGGAAGCGCCTCAATATCCTGGCGGACTGCAAATGTATATCTGGCTCAGTCAGATCACTGGAACCGATGAATTTACGTTGCAAAACGTGAATATCCTGAACCATTACGTTGGCATGGCCGCTATTCACCAGGATTCATTTGTTGAGCTGCGCATTATGCCTTATGTAGTACTAGTGCTGATCGCTTTAGGTATAGCTGTTGCCATTATCCGGAACAGAAAAGTATTGGTTGGATGGGTAGTATTACTGATCATAGCTGGCACTGTGGGATTGATTGATTTTTACCGCTGGCAACAGGCTTTCGGGAATAACCTCGATCCCAATGCACCCATCAAAATTGAAGGCATGACGTACTCACCGCCTTTTATCGGAGTGAAAACATTATTAAATATTACGGCTACCTCTTTTCCTCATTTAGGTGGCGCAGCTTTTGGAATGGGCCTTCTCTTAGCTATTGGCGCAGTATACCTGGCTTTTAAACATACCAAACAAAAGTCAGTTATTCAGCCTATGAATAAGCTTATTATTAATGCATTATAATAAAGTTAGGTTGTAAACTGAAGATATAACATTTCGCAATATGATAACGCCGCTAAAAATATATGTTGGTCTAACGTCCATCCTGTTGCTTATTGCCTGCCAGTCTGGACCTGAGCCTATTGCGTACGGCAGTGATAATTGTCATCACTGCAAAATGACTATTTCTGATAACCGCTATGGTTCAGAGCTGGTAACCCAGAAAGGCAAAGTATATAAGTTTGATTCCATTGAATGTATGGCTCAATACCTGGATGAAAATGAAGCTGGTGCTTCTGCCAAAACATTGCTGGCAACAGATTATAAAAATCCTGGCCAGTTCATTGAAGTAAGCAAAGCTATTTTCCTGCAAAGTGAGCAGATGCCTAGTCCGATGGGAATGTTTCTTACAGCGTTCAGCGATCAGGAAACTGCCAGCCAGTTTGCCGCAGAAAAATCCGGAAATCTGTTAACCTGGGAAGCAACCCAGAAACTTTGTGCTAGTCATGGAAATGCTCACTAATACATACAGCAATTGTATTTTACAAAAACAAGCACTTGCTTCCGGTGTAAGGGCATCTGTTGCTTTTCTGCTTTTATTTTTACTGACAAGTATTAGTCAGGTAAGTGTTGCCCAAAGTTTGCTTGTTGGTAAAACAGGCACAATACAGTCTGTAAAAAAAGCAATTCAATTAGCACAACCACACGATACAATATACATCAGCCAAGGCACATACCTTGAAAGTGACATCATTATCAACAAACCGCTTACCCTCATTGGCAGACACAATCCGGTGATAGATGGGCAGTTTACCGGAGAAATCATTACTATACAAGCAGATAGCGTAGTGGTAGAAGGACTAGTGCTGCAGAATGTAAAAGTAAGTGCCATCAAAGATTATGCGGCTATCCGTATTTCCAGGAGTAAGCACTGCATCCTCCGGAACAATCAGATCAGGAATGCCTTTTTTGGCATTTACCTGGAAA from Rhodocytophaga rosea carries:
- a CDS encoding nitrous oxide reductase accessory protein NosL; this translates as MITPLKIYVGLTSILLLIACQSGPEPIAYGSDNCHHCKMTISDNRYGSELVTQKGKVYKFDSIECMAQYLDENEAGASAKTLLATDYKNPGQFIEVSKAIFLQSEQMPSPMGMFLTAFSDQETASQFAAEKSGNLLTWEATQKLCASHGNAH